From the genome of Streptacidiphilus rugosus AM-16, one region includes:
- a CDS encoding acetate kinase, producing the protein MSDATRVLVLNSGSSSVKYQLIDMADGSRPASGLVERIGESQGRIKHEPAHHAPRERYEAFPDHAAALGAVADELAADGLGLDSDRLAAIGHRAVHGGTRFTEPTLLTDEVVEALRELIPLAPLHNPANITGIEVARKLRPDLPQVAVFDTAFHATMPESAARYAIDRATADAYQVRRYGFHGTSHQYVSRRTAQLLGRSPEAVNVIVLHLGNGASASAVAGGRCVDTSMGLTPLEGLVMGTRSGDLDPAILLHLHRVGGMSVDEIDTLLNRRSGLLGLCGDNDMREIGRRTGEGDAEAKLAFDVYIHRLRKYVGAYYAVLGRVDAIVFTAGVGENSAEVREAAVTGLEALGIELDPVRNAVRGSAPRLISADSSRVAVAVVPTDEELEIAQQTFAVVRRTAG; encoded by the coding sequence GTGAGCGACGCGACCCGGGTGCTGGTGCTGAACTCCGGCTCCTCGTCGGTGAAGTACCAGCTCATCGACATGGCCGACGGATCCCGGCCGGCCTCGGGGCTGGTCGAGCGGATCGGGGAGAGCCAGGGCAGGATCAAGCACGAGCCCGCCCACCACGCACCGCGCGAGCGCTACGAGGCCTTTCCCGACCACGCCGCCGCGCTCGGCGCGGTCGCCGACGAGCTCGCCGCGGACGGCCTCGGCCTGGACTCGGACCGGCTCGCCGCGATCGGCCACCGCGCGGTCCACGGCGGCACCCGCTTCACCGAGCCGACGCTGCTGACCGACGAGGTCGTCGAGGCCCTGCGCGAGCTGATCCCGCTGGCCCCGCTGCACAACCCGGCGAACATCACCGGGATCGAGGTCGCCCGCAAGCTGCGCCCGGACCTGCCGCAGGTGGCCGTCTTCGACACGGCGTTCCACGCGACCATGCCGGAGTCCGCCGCCCGCTACGCCATCGACCGGGCGACCGCCGACGCGTACCAGGTGCGCCGCTACGGCTTCCACGGCACCTCGCACCAGTACGTCTCCCGCCGCACCGCACAGCTGCTCGGCAGGTCGCCCGAGGCGGTCAACGTGATCGTGCTGCACCTGGGCAACGGCGCCAGCGCGTCCGCCGTCGCCGGCGGGCGCTGCGTGGACACCTCGATGGGCCTGACGCCGCTCGAAGGTCTCGTCATGGGGACCCGATCGGGCGATCTCGACCCGGCGATCCTGCTGCACCTGCACCGGGTCGGCGGCATGAGCGTGGACGAGATCGACACCCTGCTGAACCGCCGCAGCGGCCTGCTCGGGCTGTGCGGGGACAACGACATGCGTGAAATCGGGCGCCGCACCGGCGAGGGCGACGCGGAGGCCAAGCTGGCGTTCGACGTCTACATCCACCGGCTGCGCAAATACGTCGGCGCGTACTACGCGGTGCTGGGCCGGGTGGACGCCATCGTGTTCACTGCCGGGGTGGGCGAGAACTCGGCGGAGGTCCGCGAGGCCGCGGTGACGGGCCTGGAGGCGCTGGGCATCGAGCTGGACCCGGTGCGCAACGCGGTCCGCGGCAGCGCGCCGCGGCTGATCTCCGCGGATTCCTCGCGGGTCGCCGTCGCGGTGGTGCCCACGGACGAGGAACTGGAAATCGCCCAGCAGACCTTCGCAGTGGTGCGTCGGACCGCCGGTTGA
- the pta gene encoding phosphate acetyltransferase yields MARSVYVTGIGRGDGRQAVELGVMELLTRHVDRVGIFRPLLHPPTDHVVDLLRGRYRVELPSQDMYGLGYDEAAALQAERGQDELVGLLVDRFRAVERECEAVLVLGTDYASTNIPDELALNARLANEFGAGVLAVVGGHRETADTVVNEVRNAHRSFTDLGCNIIAMIANRVAGSDKQAVARRLSSKPDVPCYVIPDDPALSAPTVTQVVEATGAEVLLGDAAGLARDVRSFVFGGAMLPLFLDALSEGCMVITPGDRADLLTGALAAHAAGAPPISGVLMTLGETPGANVMNLAARLAPGTPVLSVPEDSYSTALALSALEGRLTAASPRKAETALGLFELHVDSAELTDRIELSRSARVTPMMFEHELLERARGAALRDIVLPEGVEERVLRAAEVLLRRNVCHLTLLGGEDAVRRRIAELGLNISLDAEPAEGRARVRIIDPVTSPLRDRFAEVYAEFRKHKGMTVEVAGDVVTDVSYFGTLMVQEGLADGMVSGAVHSTAATIRPAFEVIKTSPDAKIVSSVFFMCLADRVLVYGDCAVNPDPDAEQLADIAIQSAETAARFGVTPRVALLSYSTGTSGSGADVDKVRKATELVRSLRPDLLVEGPIQYDAAVEPSVAATKLPDSEVAGQATVLIFPDLNTGNNTYKAVQRSAGAVAVGPVLQGLRKPVNDLSRGALVQDIVNTVAITAIQAQQAAQAARSAAAAVQKEQVQ; encoded by the coding sequence GTGGCCCGCAGTGTCTATGTGACCGGGATCGGCAGGGGCGACGGCCGACAAGCCGTCGAGCTGGGTGTGATGGAACTCCTCACCCGGCACGTCGACCGGGTCGGCATCTTCCGGCCGCTGCTGCACCCGCCCACCGACCACGTCGTCGACCTGCTGCGCGGCCGCTACCGTGTCGAGCTGCCCTCGCAGGACATGTACGGGCTCGGCTACGACGAGGCCGCCGCGCTCCAGGCCGAGCGGGGCCAGGACGAGCTCGTCGGGCTGCTCGTCGACCGCTTCCGAGCGGTGGAGCGGGAGTGCGAGGCCGTCCTCGTGCTGGGGACCGACTACGCGTCCACCAACATCCCCGACGAGCTCGCGCTCAACGCCCGGCTCGCCAACGAGTTCGGCGCCGGCGTGCTCGCGGTCGTCGGCGGACACCGCGAGACCGCGGACACCGTGGTCAACGAGGTGCGCAACGCCCACCGGTCCTTCACCGACCTGGGCTGCAACATCATCGCCATGATCGCCAACCGGGTCGCGGGCAGCGACAAGCAGGCGGTCGCCCGCCGCCTCTCGAGCAAGCCCGACGTGCCCTGCTACGTGATACCCGACGACCCCGCGCTCTCCGCCCCCACGGTCACCCAGGTGGTCGAAGCGACCGGGGCGGAGGTGCTGCTCGGCGACGCCGCGGGTCTCGCCCGCGACGTGCGCAGCTTCGTCTTCGGCGGTGCCATGCTGCCGCTGTTCCTGGACGCGCTGTCCGAGGGCTGCATGGTGATCACCCCGGGCGACCGCGCCGACCTGCTCACCGGCGCCCTCGCCGCGCACGCCGCCGGCGCGCCGCCGATCTCCGGTGTGCTGATGACGCTGGGCGAGACCCCCGGCGCGAACGTGATGAACCTGGCCGCCAGGCTCGCGCCGGGCACGCCGGTGCTCTCCGTCCCCGAGGACAGCTACTCGACCGCCCTCGCCCTCTCCGCCCTGGAGGGCCGGCTCACCGCGGCCAGCCCGCGCAAGGCGGAGACCGCCCTGGGCCTCTTCGAACTGCACGTCGACTCCGCGGAGTTGACCGACCGGATCGAGCTGAGCCGGTCCGCGAGGGTCACCCCGATGATGTTCGAGCACGAGCTGCTCGAACGGGCGCGCGGCGCCGCGCTGCGTGACATCGTGCTGCCCGAAGGGGTCGAGGAGCGGGTGCTGCGCGCGGCCGAGGTGCTGCTGCGCCGCAACGTCTGCCATCTGACGCTGCTCGGCGGCGAGGACGCGGTCCGTCGCAGGATCGCCGAGCTGGGCCTGAACATCTCCCTGGACGCCGAGCCCGCCGAGGGCCGGGCCCGGGTGCGGATCATCGACCCGGTCACCTCGCCGCTGCGGGACCGCTTCGCCGAGGTCTACGCGGAGTTCCGCAAGCACAAGGGGATGACCGTCGAGGTCGCGGGCGACGTGGTCACCGACGTCTCGTACTTCGGCACCCTGATGGTCCAGGAGGGCCTCGCGGACGGCATGGTCAGCGGCGCGGTGCACTCCACCGCCGCCACGATCCGGCCGGCCTTCGAGGTCATCAAGACCTCGCCGGACGCGAAGATCGTCTCCTCGGTCTTCTTCATGTGCCTGGCCGACCGGGTCCTGGTCTACGGCGACTGCGCGGTCAACCCGGACCCGGACGCCGAACAGCTGGCCGACATCGCGATCCAGTCGGCCGAGACCGCCGCCCGCTTCGGCGTCACGCCGCGGGTCGCGCTCCTCTCCTACTCGACCGGCACCTCGGGCAGCGGTGCGGACGTGGACAAGGTCCGCAAGGCCACCGAGCTGGTCCGCTCGCTGCGCCCGGACCTCCTGGTCGAGGGCCCGATCCAGTACGACGCGGCGGTGGAGCCCTCCGTCGCGGCGACCAAGCTGCCGGACTCGGAGGTGGCCGGCCAGGCGACGGTGCTGATCTTCCCGGACCTGAACACCGGCAACAACACCTACAAGGCCGTCCAGCGCTCCGCCGGCGCGGTGGCGGTCGGCCCCGTCCTGCAGGGGCTGCGCAAGCCGGTCAACGACCTCTCCCGGGGCGCGCTGGTCCAGGACATCGTGAACACCGTCGCGATCACCGCCATCCAGGCCCAGCAGGCGGCCCAGGCCGCCCGGTCCGCCGCCGCCGCAGTGCAGAAGGAGCAGGTCCAGTGA
- a CDS encoding DUF6230 family protein, whose product MSQTFGKTRWKRFAVVMVPTLAATAAVGVSIAQGALAASFAVSGASFTVTADHLHGNGFVQYGTVDTVVKTDPTTGKDSQGPLPVAVSGFKDATINNLCQSVKVPLPFGTYTLTITAGKDAANPVKASNLVIDMTDLQAQSAVFNNINIGVAGGAITKGNVDPTSAKQPGFGSSFAQEADSADLYGVKQTAWATTADTFTLNGMSLNVAAGDNPCH is encoded by the coding sequence ATGTCCCAGACCTTCGGTAAGACCCGCTGGAAGCGGTTCGCCGTCGTCATGGTCCCGACTCTGGCCGCCACGGCCGCCGTCGGCGTCAGCATCGCCCAGGGCGCGCTCGCGGCGTCCTTCGCCGTCTCCGGCGCGTCGTTCACCGTCACCGCCGATCACCTGCACGGCAACGGGTTCGTCCAGTACGGAACGGTCGACACGGTCGTCAAGACCGACCCGACGACCGGCAAGGACAGCCAGGGTCCGCTCCCTGTCGCCGTCTCCGGTTTCAAGGACGCGACGATCAACAACCTGTGCCAGTCGGTCAAGGTGCCGCTGCCCTTCGGCACGTACACCCTGACCATCACGGCCGGCAAGGACGCGGCGAACCCGGTCAAGGCCAGCAACCTCGTCATCGACATGACGGACCTGCAGGCCCAGAGCGCGGTCTTCAACAACATCAACATCGGTGTCGCCGGTGGCGCCATCACCAAGGGCAACGTCGACCCGACCTCGGCCAAGCAGCCGGGCTTCGGCAGCAGCTTCGCGCAGGAGGCCGACTCGGCCGACCTGTACGGGGTGAAGCAGACCGCGTGGGCGACCACCGCGGACACCTTCACGCTGAACGGCATGAGCCTGAACGTCGCCGCCGGCGACAACCCCTGCCACTGA
- a CDS encoding DUF6114 domain-containing protein, with protein MTSATTPAQPVPPSTTAKTRSAFRTWRRTRPFWGGLLILLAAGPILYFPYASLSLGALRIQMATTAGAGSAVIGLLLIALGISCWFQPLIRVFAGIATIVLSLVSLPVSNFGGFGLGLIFGILGGALVCSWAPLKEEPLETEEQFEAAAAQVAQSVATQPVPAHTPAAHADTDVVLPSQQAAEADTAQQPSAAPEPQEESKSVE; from the coding sequence GTGACCAGCGCGACTACGCCGGCGCAGCCCGTGCCGCCCAGCACCACCGCCAAGACCCGCAGCGCCTTCCGCACCTGGCGCCGGACCAGGCCGTTCTGGGGTGGGCTGCTGATCCTGCTCGCGGCGGGGCCGATCCTCTACTTCCCCTACGCGTCGCTGAGTCTCGGCGCGCTCCGGATCCAGATGGCCACCACGGCGGGCGCCGGTTCGGCCGTCATCGGCCTGCTGCTGATCGCCCTCGGCATCTCGTGCTGGTTCCAGCCGCTGATCCGGGTGTTCGCGGGCATCGCGACGATCGTGCTCAGCCTGGTCTCGCTGCCGGTGTCCAACTTCGGCGGCTTCGGCCTTGGCCTCATCTTCGGGATCCTCGGCGGCGCGCTCGTCTGCTCCTGGGCTCCCCTGAAGGAGGAGCCGCTGGAGACGGAGGAGCAGTTCGAGGCCGCCGCCGCGCAGGTGGCGCAGTCGGTCGCCACCCAGCCGGTCCCGGCCCACACGCCGGCCGCGCACGCGGACACCGACGTGGTTCTTCCGTCCCAGCAGGCCGCCGAGGCCGACACGGCGCAGCAGCCCTCAGCCGCGCCGGAGCCGCAGGAGGAGAGCAAGAGTGTCGAGTGA
- a CDS encoding acyl-CoA mutase large subunit family protein, with translation MDAQQTAAAQERWQQRYDRSRKRDADFTTLSGDEVAPAYGPSGDHPGFDRIGWPGEFPYTRGLYATGYRGRAWTIRQFAGFGNAEQTNERYRMILEAGGGGLSVAFDMPTLMGRDSDDPRSLGEVGHCGVAIDSAADMEVLFRDLPLADVTTSMTISGPAVPVFCMYLVAAERQGVDPGVLNGTLQTDIFKEYIAQKEWLFAPEPHLRLIGDLMEYCAANIPAYKPLSVSGYHIREAGSTAAQELAFTLADGFAYVELGLSRGLDVDVFAPGLSFFFDAHLDFFEEIAKFRAARRIWAKRLRDVYGAKTEKAQWLRFHTQTAGVSLTAQQPYNNVVRTAVEALSAVLGGTNSLHTNALDETLALPSAQAAEIALRTQQVLMEETGVANVADPLGGSWYVEALTDRIEAQAEEIFQKIIDMGTAAGGAEHPIGPMTAGILRGIENGWFTGEIAEAAFQYQTALEKGEKRVVGVNCHTGSVTPPLEILRVSHEVEREQVRVLADRKSSRDEAAVQAGLTAMLDAARSGANMVPPMLDAVRAEATLGEICDALRAEWGVYVEPAGF, from the coding sequence ATGGACGCACAGCAGACCGCAGCCGCCCAGGAGCGCTGGCAGCAGCGTTACGACCGCTCGCGCAAGCGGGACGCGGACTTCACCACGCTCTCCGGCGACGAGGTCGCTCCCGCCTACGGTCCCAGCGGCGACCACCCGGGCTTCGACCGGATCGGCTGGCCGGGCGAGTTCCCCTACACCCGTGGCCTCTACGCCACCGGTTACCGCGGCCGCGCCTGGACCATCCGCCAGTTCGCCGGCTTCGGCAACGCCGAGCAGACCAACGAGCGCTACCGGATGATCCTGGAAGCCGGCGGCGGCGGCCTCTCGGTCGCCTTCGACATGCCGACGCTGATGGGCCGCGACTCCGACGACCCGCGCTCGCTGGGCGAGGTCGGCCACTGCGGCGTGGCGATCGACTCCGCGGCCGACATGGAGGTGCTCTTCCGCGACCTCCCGCTGGCCGACGTCACCACCTCGATGACCATCTCTGGCCCGGCCGTCCCGGTCTTCTGCATGTACCTCGTCGCCGCGGAGCGCCAGGGCGTCGACCCCGGCGTGCTCAACGGCACGCTGCAGACGGACATCTTCAAGGAGTACATCGCGCAGAAGGAGTGGCTCTTCGCCCCCGAGCCGCACCTGCGCCTGATCGGCGACCTGATGGAGTACTGCGCCGCCAACATCCCGGCGTACAAGCCGCTCTCGGTCTCCGGGTACCACATCCGCGAGGCGGGCTCGACGGCCGCGCAGGAGCTGGCGTTCACCCTCGCCGACGGCTTCGCCTACGTGGAGCTGGGGCTCTCGCGCGGTCTGGACGTGGACGTCTTCGCGCCGGGTCTCTCCTTCTTCTTCGACGCGCACCTGGACTTCTTCGAGGAGATCGCCAAGTTCCGCGCCGCCCGCCGGATCTGGGCCAAGCGCCTGCGCGACGTCTACGGCGCGAAGACCGAGAAGGCGCAGTGGCTGCGCTTCCACACCCAGACGGCGGGCGTCTCGCTGACCGCGCAGCAGCCGTACAACAACGTGGTCCGCACGGCGGTCGAGGCCCTCTCGGCGGTCCTCGGCGGGACCAACTCGCTGCACACCAACGCCTTGGACGAGACGCTCGCGCTGCCGAGCGCCCAGGCGGCGGAGATCGCGCTGCGCACGCAGCAGGTGCTGATGGAGGAGACCGGCGTCGCCAACGTGGCCGACCCGCTGGGCGGCTCCTGGTACGTCGAGGCCCTGACCGACCGGATCGAGGCCCAGGCGGAGGAGATCTTCCAGAAGATCATCGACATGGGCACGGCGGCCGGCGGCGCGGAGCACCCGATCGGCCCGATGACCGCGGGCATCCTGCGCGGCATCGAGAACGGCTGGTTCACCGGGGAGATCGCCGAGGCGGCCTTCCAGTACCAGACGGCGCTGGAGAAGGGGGAGAAGCGGGTCGTGGGCGTCAACTGCCACACCGGCAGCGTCACCCCTCCGCTGGAGATTCTCCGCGTCAGCCACGAGGTCGAGCGCGAGCAGGTCCGCGTCCTCGCCGACCGCAAGTCCTCCCGCGACGAGGCCGCGGTCCAGGCCGGCCTCACCGCCATGCTGGACGCCGCCCGCTCCGGCGCCAACATGGTCCCCCCGATGCTCGACGCCGTCCGCGCGGAGGCCACCCTCGGCGAGATCTGCGACGCGCTCCGCGCCGAGTGGGGCGTCTACGTGGAGCCCGCCGGCTTCTGA
- a CDS encoding TetR/AcrR family transcriptional regulator — MTTAVPRKGRPRNADADDAILAATREALAELGWGGLTMGDVAVRAGVAKTTLYRRWPSKNELVVAAVAEQLNGLEMADLGSLRADIEDAVAQFAALLSAPETQAALLALFAEATRDPLLRQRVREAIIDPQKRLVLAGRAAAQARGELPADACEAAAQADVDIIFDTVAGTVVHRMLVSGEPATPEWITRFTTLLLHPLTDLATA; from the coding sequence GTGACCACAGCCGTCCCGCGCAAGGGCCGCCCGCGCAACGCGGACGCGGACGACGCGATACTCGCGGCCACCCGTGAGGCACTGGCGGAGCTGGGCTGGGGCGGGCTCACGATGGGCGACGTGGCGGTGCGGGCCGGCGTCGCGAAGACGACGCTGTACCGGCGCTGGCCCTCGAAGAACGAACTGGTCGTCGCGGCGGTGGCGGAACAGCTGAACGGCCTGGAGATGGCCGACCTGGGGAGCCTGCGCGCGGACATCGAGGACGCGGTGGCGCAGTTCGCGGCCCTGCTGTCCGCGCCGGAGACGCAGGCGGCGCTGCTCGCGCTCTTCGCGGAGGCCACCCGGGATCCGCTGCTGCGTCAGCGGGTCCGCGAGGCGATCATCGATCCGCAGAAACGTCTCGTCCTGGCCGGGCGCGCCGCCGCGCAGGCCCGCGGCGAACTCCCCGCGGACGCGTGCGAGGCCGCCGCTCAGGCGGACGTGGACATCATCTTCGACACGGTGGCGGGCACGGTCGTCCACCGCATGCTGGTCAGCGGCGAGCCCGCCACCCCGGAGTGGATCACCCGCTTCACCACCCTCCTGCTGCACCCCCTCACCGACCTCGCCACGGCGTAG
- a CDS encoding spherulation-specific family 4 protein: protein MSHAISRLLVPAYFHPAVEPAAWDALVAAAPRLDAVVINPDSGVGPAHDPAYAAVAERLRAAGVRVLGYVDTDYARRPHHAVVAEIATYRDRYAVDGVFFDQTPASADGLPHYTRLAVAARALDALCLAFNPGLPPDPAYHALADLVVTFEGPWSAYAHRTPDAGTHLVYAAPPDAGVHGYATAGELPNPWAVPGHLTL, encoded by the coding sequence ATGAGCCACGCGATATCCCGCCTCCTCGTACCCGCGTACTTCCACCCCGCCGTCGAGCCGGCCGCCTGGGACGCGCTGGTCGCCGCCGCGCCCCGGCTCGACGCCGTCGTGATCAACCCCGACAGCGGCGTCGGCCCCGCCCACGACCCCGCCTACGCGGCGGTCGCGGAACGCCTGCGGGCCGCAGGCGTACGGGTGCTGGGGTACGTCGACACCGACTACGCCCGCCGCCCGCACCACGCGGTGGTGGCCGAGATCGCGACCTACCGCGACCGGTACGCCGTCGACGGCGTCTTCTTCGACCAGACCCCCGCCTCCGCCGACGGCCTGCCCCACTACACCCGCCTCGCCGTCGCCGCCCGCGCCCTGGACGCCCTCTGCCTGGCCTTCAACCCCGGCCTGCCCCCCGACCCGGCCTACCACGCCCTCGCCGACCTCGTGGTCACCTTCGAGGGCCCCTGGTCCGCCTACGCCCACCGCACCCCCGACGCGGGCACCCACCTCGTCTACGCGGCCCCGCCGGACGCCGGCGTCCACGGCTACGCGACAGCCGGCGAACTGCCCAATCCCTGGGCCGTGCCGGGCCACCTGACGCTCTGA
- a CDS encoding DUF3817 domain-containing protein, which produces MNKSNPLLTAYRALAYVTGVGLVLLCVACVAYYGFGASKTPVMIIGTLHGWLYMAYVVVAFTLGNKLNWPMGKIAWTVLAGTIPTAVFFVERRVVAEIRAELAAKESESLVSA; this is translated from the coding sequence ATGAACAAGTCCAACCCCCTGCTCACGGCCTACCGTGCACTGGCGTACGTGACCGGCGTGGGCCTGGTCCTGCTCTGCGTCGCCTGCGTCGCCTACTACGGCTTCGGCGCGTCCAAGACGCCGGTGATGATCATCGGCACCCTTCACGGCTGGCTGTACATGGCCTACGTCGTGGTCGCCTTCACCCTCGGCAACAAGCTGAACTGGCCGATGGGCAAGATCGCCTGGACGGTGCTGGCCGGGACGATCCCGACCGCCGTCTTCTTCGTCGAGCGCCGCGTCGTCGCCGAGATCCGCGCCGAACTCGCGGCCAAGGAGTCCGAGAGCCTCGTCAGCGCCTGA
- a CDS encoding tetratricopeptide repeat protein — protein sequence MQPRNNMSLRGAVDLAAVKAAADAAAKAEQMRAERARKAESGEGDAAAEPLIFSVTEADFEAQVVPLSAEVPVLLLFWAEGYGPAEQQVPVMEALAEEYDGRFVLAEVDVRTNQRLAQQLQLRDLPTVLVVVAGQLIPLFEGPALAEEIRPLLDQLIKEAAERFGIAGQPGLRSGRGEAGGADTAVEPPQDPALALAHEALDRGDLGGAIQAYRNVLADRPGDEEAKLGLAQAELLQRIEGADPAAVRAAAAERPRDVAAQIAAADLDLVGGHVDDAFGRLVDTVGRTAGEERDKARTHLLSLFEVIGAEDPRVVKARGALARKLF from the coding sequence ATGCAGCCACGGAACAACATGTCCCTGCGCGGCGCGGTCGACCTCGCCGCGGTCAAGGCGGCCGCCGACGCCGCCGCCAAGGCGGAGCAGATGCGCGCCGAGCGCGCCAGAAAGGCCGAGTCGGGCGAGGGGGACGCCGCGGCCGAGCCGCTGATCTTCTCCGTCACCGAGGCCGACTTCGAGGCCCAGGTCGTCCCGCTCTCCGCCGAGGTCCCGGTGCTGCTGCTGTTCTGGGCCGAGGGCTACGGCCCGGCCGAGCAGCAGGTCCCGGTCATGGAGGCGCTGGCCGAGGAGTACGACGGCCGGTTCGTGCTCGCCGAGGTCGACGTCCGCACCAACCAGCGCCTGGCCCAGCAGTTGCAGCTGCGCGACCTGCCGACCGTCCTGGTCGTGGTCGCGGGCCAGCTGATCCCGCTCTTCGAGGGCCCGGCCCTGGCCGAGGAGATCCGCCCGCTGCTGGACCAGCTGATCAAGGAGGCCGCCGAGCGCTTCGGCATCGCCGGTCAGCCCGGTCTGCGCAGCGGTCGCGGCGAGGCCGGCGGCGCGGACACCGCCGTCGAGCCCCCGCAGGACCCGGCGCTGGCCCTCGCCCACGAGGCGCTGGACCGCGGGGACCTGGGCGGCGCCATCCAGGCCTACCGCAACGTGCTGGCGGACCGCCCGGGCGACGAGGAGGCCAAGCTCGGTCTCGCCCAGGCGGAGCTGCTGCAGCGGATCGAGGGCGCCGACCCGGCCGCCGTGCGGGCCGCTGCGGCCGAGCGTCCCAGGGACGTGGCCGCGCAGATCGCCGCCGCGGACCTGGATCTGGTGGGCGGTCACGTCGACGACGCCTTCGGGCGCCTTGTCGACACCGTCGGCCGCACGGCCGGCGAGGAGCGCGACAAGGCGCGTACGCACCTGCTGAGTCTCTTCGAGGTCATCGGTGCGGAGGATCCGCGTGTGGTGAAGGCGCGCGGGGCGCTGGCACGCAAACTCTTCTGA
- the pyk gene encoding pyruvate kinase, producing the protein MRRAKIVCTLGPATDGFEQLKSLIEAGMNVARLNMSHGSHAEHEQRYANVRAAADAAGRAVGVLADLQGPKIRLATFASGPVTVENGDTFTITTEDVPGDQNICGTTYKGLPGDVKPGDPVLINDGVVALEVVSVDGPRVVTRVVEGGVLSNNKGINLPGAAVNVPALSEKDKEDLRFALEMGVDMVALSFVRNAADIEDVHKVMDEVGRRVPVIAKIEKPQAVDAMEEIVMAFDAVMVARGDLAVEYPLERVPLVQKRLITLCRRNAKPVIVATQMMESMITASRPTRAEASDVANAILDGADAVMLSAESSVGKYPIETVQTMSRIVEAAEQELLSQGLQPLNPGRKPRTQGGSIARAACELGDFLNAKALVAFTKSGDTARRLSRYRSPIPVLAFTPDVSTRNQLALSWGVETFVLPQAENTDAMVEQVDTAILAQGKYGKGDTIIVTAGSPPGIVGTTNMVRVHHLGADD; encoded by the coding sequence ATGCGCCGAGCCAAGATCGTTTGTACTCTGGGTCCCGCGACGGACGGATTCGAACAGCTGAAATCGCTGATCGAAGCCGGCATGAACGTCGCCCGTCTGAATATGAGCCACGGCAGCCACGCCGAGCACGAGCAGCGTTACGCCAACGTCCGCGCAGCCGCCGACGCCGCCGGCCGCGCCGTGGGCGTCCTCGCTGACCTGCAGGGCCCCAAGATCCGTCTGGCCACCTTCGCCAGCGGTCCGGTCACCGTCGAGAACGGTGACACCTTCACCATCACCACCGAGGACGTCCCCGGTGACCAGAACATCTGCGGCACGACCTACAAGGGTCTGCCGGGAGACGTCAAGCCGGGCGACCCGGTCCTGATCAACGACGGCGTGGTCGCCCTGGAGGTCGTCAGCGTCGACGGCCCCCGCGTGGTGACCCGGGTCGTCGAGGGCGGAGTCCTCTCCAACAACAAGGGCATCAACCTTCCGGGCGCGGCGGTCAACGTCCCCGCGCTCTCCGAGAAGGACAAGGAGGACCTGCGCTTCGCCCTGGAGATGGGCGTCGACATGGTCGCACTCTCCTTCGTGCGCAACGCCGCCGACATCGAGGACGTGCACAAGGTCATGGACGAAGTCGGGCGCCGCGTCCCGGTCATCGCCAAGATCGAGAAGCCGCAGGCCGTCGACGCCATGGAAGAGATCGTCATGGCCTTCGACGCGGTCATGGTCGCCCGTGGCGACCTGGCCGTCGAGTACCCGCTGGAGCGGGTGCCGCTGGTCCAGAAGCGTCTGATCACCCTCTGCCGCCGGAACGCGAAGCCGGTCATCGTCGCCACCCAGATGATGGAGTCGATGATCACGGCCTCCCGGCCGACCCGCGCCGAGGCCTCCGACGTCGCCAACGCCATCCTGGACGGCGCGGACGCGGTCATGCTGTCCGCGGAGTCGTCGGTCGGCAAGTATCCGATCGAGACCGTGCAGACCATGAGCCGCATCGTCGAGGCGGCCGAGCAGGAGCTGCTCTCGCAGGGTCTGCAGCCGCTGAACCCGGGCCGCAAGCCGCGCACCCAGGGCGGCTCCATCGCCCGCGCGGCGTGCGAGCTGGGCGACTTCCTCAACGCCAAGGCGCTGGTGGCCTTCACCAAGTCCGGCGACACCGCCCGCCGCCTGTCCCGCTACCGCTCGCCGATCCCCGTCCTGGCCTTCACGCCGGACGTCTCGACCCGCAACCAGCTCGCCCTGAGCTGGGGCGTGGAGACCTTCGTGCTGCCGCAGGCGGAGAACACCGACGCCATGGTCGAGCAGGTCGACACGGCCATCCTGGCCCAGGGCAAGTACGGCAAGGGCGACACCATCATCGTCACCGCCGGCTCCCCGCCCGGCATCGTCGGCACCACCAACATGGTGCGCGTCCACCACCTGGGCGCCGACGACTGA